The Calliphora vicina chromosome 3, idCalVici1.1, whole genome shotgun sequence genome contains a region encoding:
- the Polr3H gene encoding DNA-directed RNA polymerase III subunit RPC8: MFALAELKDTIRIAPEQFNLKLIEAIRDEINRKLANKVLLNVGLCIALKDIVSLKDSIILPGDGASHTEVIFRYIVFRPSIGNVIMGKIRSCSHEGVHVTLGFFDDILIPPTALQHPSRFDETEQAWVWEYPLEDGGKHDLFMDIGEPIKFRVSREIFEESSPIGPPKNENLKPGTSAATTSAAATAQNNESKTPYRIIAAINESGLGVLSWWDQQQQEDDEAGGDEEEEDNNDYENDENGEGAYEE; encoded by the exons atgtttgctTTAGCTGAACTTAAAGATACTATACGTATAGCACCGGAacagtttaatttaaaactaatcGAAGCTATAAGAGATGAAATCAATCGCAAATTGGCCAACAAG GTGCTATTAAATGTCGGCCTTTGTATAGCTTTAAAGGATATAGTGTCTTTAAAAGATTCCATTATTTTACCCGGTGATGGTGCCTCACATACAGAAGTGATTTTTCGTTATATAGTTTTTAGACCTTCTATTGGCAACGTTATAATGGGCAAAATACGCAGTTGCAGTCATGAAGGTGTACATGTGACCCTGGGCTTTTTCGATGATATCCTAATACCGCCCACAGCATTACAACATCCCTCACGTTTTGATGAAACCGAACAGGCCTGGGTGTGGGAATATCCTTTAGAAGATGGCGGCAAACATGATTTGTTTATGGATATAGGAGAACCTATAAAATTCCGCGTTTCCAGAGAAATTTTCGAAGAAAGCTCACCCATAGGACcaccaaaaaatgaaaatttaaaaccgGGTACATCAGCAGCCACAACATCGGCAGCAGCAACGGCTCAAAATAACGAATCTAAGACGCCGTATCGTATAATT GCTGCTATTAATGAATCTGGTTTGGGCGTTTTATCCTGGTGGGATCAACAGCAGCAGGAGGACGATGAAGCAGGCGGTGACGAGGAAGAAGAAGACAATAATGACTATGAAAATGACGAAAATGGTGAGGGCGCGTATGAAGAGTGA
- the LOC135954545 gene encoding aldo-keto reductase family 1 member C18-like, with product MASSSKNASESLQKQRKSLAKLEETDDKSYTPPDVPKLKLNNDKEIPIIGLGTRKLQTKCKELVGDALKLGYRHIDCAEVDGNEKEIGEAIKEYIKKGLITREDIYITSKVWNNHHTPQLVRKACETSLKNLGLTYLDSYIMHSPMAFQEGDNYRPKDDNENIIFSEVDFVQTWRAMEKLVQNGLVLSLGLANFNIRQINLILDKARIKPALLHVECHPYLNQQILIDFCVANDIVVVSNHCLGSPSNIYRLCNKLPLTHNEKILEIAQKTKHTPAQVLIRYQIQRGNIVIATAVKRIHMRENISSVEFKLGSQAMADIDELDTGTRVFGFEDCKGHPNHPFEKDLY from the exons ATGGCTTCAAGCTCCAAAAATGCCAGTGAATccttacaaaaacaaagaaaatcttTGGCAAAATTAGAAGAAACCGACGACAAATCTTATACGCCACCAGATGTaccaaaactaaaattgaatAATGACAAGGAAATACCTATTATAGGGCTAGGGACAAGGAAA ctgCAAACCAAGTGTAAGGAACTTGTGGGAGATGCCCTCAAGTTAGGCTATCGTCATATTGACTGTGCTGAAGTGGATGGTAATGAAAAGGAAATTGGTGAAGCAATTAAGGAATATATTAAAAAGGGTCTTATAACAAG gGAAGATATTTATATAACCAGTAAAGTTTGGAATAACCATCATACCCCGCAGCTAGTGCGTAAGGCTTGCGAGAcgtctttaaaaaatttaggacTCACCTATTTAGACAGCTATATAATGCATTCGCCTATGGCTTTTCAGGAGGGTGATAATTATCGACCTAAAGACGAcaatgaaaatattatattctcAGAAGTAGATTTCGTACAAACTTGGCGGGCTATGGAAAAATTAGTACAAAATGGCTTAGTACTATCCCTGGGTTTGGCCAATTTTAATATACgccaaattaatttaattttggataAAGCTCGCATAAAACCCGCCCTGCTGCACGTtgaatgtcatccatatttaaaTCAACAAATTCTTATAGATTTTTGTGTGGCTAATGATATTGTGGTGGTATCGAATCATTGCCTAGGCAGTCCCTCAAATATATATCGTTTATGTAATAAATTACCATTGACTCATAATGAAAAAATTCTGGAAATTgctcaaaaaacaaaacatacgcCGGCCCAAGTTCTCATCAGATATCAAATACAAAGAGGTAATATTGTCATAGCCACGGCTGTAAAGAGAATTCATATGAGGGAGAATATTTCGAGTGTGGAATTTAAGCTGGGATCTCAAGCAATGGCCGATATTGATGAATTGGATACTGGTACAAGGGTATTTGGATTTGAAga TTGCAAAGGACACCCAAATCATCCGTTTGAAAAAGATCTATATTAA
- the LOC135954546 gene encoding aldo-keto reductase family 1 member B1-like, protein MSLETTINTNLNQVPFIVLRNGRKMPMIGLGTWRLQRKASEVVCDAIDVGYRHFDCAHIYRNEVEVGEAFKELLGKGIVNRNDLFVTSKLWNTFHHPSMVRQACETTLKNLNLTHLDNYLIHWPMAYKDGEDLYPKDANNKVIFSNVDYVDTWQAMESLVDAGLCLSIGLSNFNISQIERILKVARIPPTNLQIECHPYLNQHKLMEFCKAHNIVVTAYSPLGSPSSPYAKPGEYPILQNPKILSLAEKYHKTPAQLLLRYQVDRGNVVIPRSANKDHMLENFNILDFKISSEDMDILNSLDFGGRFMIMADAKGHPHHPFENE, encoded by the exons ATGAGTTTGGAAACAACtatcaatacaaatttaaatcaaGTGCCTTTTATTGTATTAAGAAATGGTCGTAAAATGCCTATGATAGGTCTAGGAACCTGGAGG TTGCAACGTAAAGCTTCAGAGGTTGTATGTGATGCCATTGATGTGGGCTATCGTCATTTTGATTGCGCCCATATTTATCGCAACGAGGTAGAGGTGGGTGAAGCATTTAAGGAACTTTTGGGAAAGGGAATTGTAAATAG AAATGATTTATTTGTAACCAGCAAACTATGGAATACATTCCATCATCCCTCTATGGTGCGCCAGGCTTGTGAGACCACCTTAAAGAATTTGAATCTAACACATTTGGATAACTATCTAATACACTGGCCCATGGCCTACAAAGACGGCGAAGATTTGTATCCCAAAGATGCAAATAATAaagttatattttcaaatgttgacTATGTTGACACCTGGCAGGCTATGGAGTCTTTGGTAGATGCTGGTCTATGCCTTAGTATCGGTCTGTCAAATTTCAATATATCTCAAATTGAACGTATTTTAAAAGTGGCTCGTATACCACCCACTAATCTGCAAATTGAATGTCATCCTTATTTGAATCAACATAAATTAATGGAGTTTTGTAAAGCTCACAATATTGTGGTAACTGCCTATAGTCCCTTAGGTTCGCCAAGTTCACCGTATGCCAAACCGGGGGAATATCCTATACTGCAAAATCCCAAAATTTTGTCTTTAGCTGAGAAATATCATAAAACTCCGGCCCAACTGTTACTGCGCTATCAAGTGGATCGTGGCAATGTTGTTATACCAAGATCAGCTAATAAGGATCATATGCTAGAGAATTTTAATATACTGGATTTTAAGATAAGTTCGGAAGATATGGACATATTGAATAGTTTAGATTTTGGAGGACGTTTTATGATAATGGCAGA TGCCAAAGGACATCCTCATCATCCATTtgaaaatgaataa